The sequence TCGTTAGACCGCTATCAAGCTGAACATGAATGTCCTCTTTATTAATGTCAGTGATCACGCCGGCAACGGGTGTCACACCTAACTTAACATTAACACGTTGTTTTTTCGCTAAATCAGTCAACTGTGCTTGCACTAAATTGACCACTGGCGCAGCAACTTTAGGTGCTGGTTTAGCAGGACGCTCAGTTTTAGGACGTTGAGGAACGGCCACTTTCTTATGCGCTTTTTTGGCTGCAGCTTTAGGCGTACTAGGTGCTTTTGCCGCACGTTTTGCCTTCGCTTTTTCCTGACTTTCTTTCAACATGGCTTGAGCATGATCAATATGTTCTTGCTCTAACTCACCACAAGGTTCGCCATCGAGGTTAACCCGTTGTGCGCCTGCTTTTACACATTTCAGGTAACGCCAGCTGCTGGTATAACGTCTTAAGGCAACTCGTAGTTGAGTTTTACTGACCTTAGAATCATCAGCCAACCTTTCAGCCAAATCTTGAAACAATCCGATTTTTAATGGCTTAGTTTCACCTTCAGCAATAAAGCACAAAGGAAATGTTTCATACAAATACGCCAAAATTGCATTGGTGTCGGTCAACTTATCTGTTGATTCCATCATTACTTCCACAGTCAAAAAGGGACATCGAATTCGAGGTGATAAAAATCAGCTTCTTACGTGTCGTTTGTCTTCGTTAAGCCCAATATTGAGCCAAGGTACAAATTAGCATTCTCGCCGCATTTTCTAAAGTTAAAAAAGTATAACTTAACCATTTTTTACGGCTTAACACATCAAGCTTATTGATGACATTGGTGTCAAACCGGCTTAATCGATGCTGGCGCATATTATAAGGCGCACGCTAGCGATTGCGACTATGAATTATGTGTTATTGCACGCAAATTAATCAAATAGGCAATTTTCAAAGCTTTTAACTAACAATTCCAGCCCTTTTTGGTCGTCTTCATCAAAACGATCGAAGCTCGGACTGTCAATATCGAGCACTGCAATAACTTTTCCGTTAGCACGAACTGGCACAACAATTTCAGAATTACTGGCAGAGTCACAGGCGATGTGTCCATCAAATTGGTGTACATCTGCAATCCGTTGCGTCTGATTAGTGTATGCGGCAGTCCCACAGACGCCTTTTCCTAAAGGGATGCGGGTACAAGCCACTTTACCTTGGAACGGGCCTAACACTAATTGCTCACCACGCATAACATAAAACCCAACCCAGTTAAGATCGGTTAAATTATCATTCAGCAAGGCGGAAAAGTTTGCCATTGCCGCCACAACATCATCTTCACCTTCAAGCAAAGCTAACGCTTGACGATTCAGTGACTCATAAAATTGCGATTTCATTATATTTCCTAACCTTGTCTACTCTGCCGCTTCAGCTTTTTTCGCTGTTTTCTTGGTTACCGCTTGATTCGTTGGCGTACTATTAACCTGAACGACGCCTTTAAGCAAGTTCGTCAGCTCATCTTTATTATTAGCAAAATAAAATGCGAGCCGTTCGCTCAGACTTTCATCAATGCCTAATTCAGATTTTTGAATGAAGGGGATCAGGTTATCAGCGATATCGAGCATCTTATCGTAGGCATCGGCCTCCTTTTTCGATGTGAATGTCATCTTTTCAACCCCTTCTCTTACCACGACAAACTGTGTAATAACTGCCATGACTGCCTCGCACTGTTTTTATATACAGTAACCAGAATGACATAGATCGAACTTGTGATGCAAGTGTTCTGATTAATCTGGTATTATCAGGCGGCTTTCATTAGTGAGATAAGCGAGTTTTTCTGACGTTTCAATGTCCAACAGCATATCACTGATGGGTGGACACTTAATTTCTTAGTCATTTTGGGGCTAATTAAATATTTTTATATGCATGAAAACACAGTAGAAAACTCTGTAATCCTCTGTCGTTCCTGCGACTTGGCTATCCGCAAACGCGCCTTACCCTCAGGTGTTAGAGCCCTATGTCCGCGTTGCAGCACTGCACTCTATGATACGCCATATTGCTCAGTAAATGGCATGTTAGCCTTGTGTATTACTGCGCTAGTATTTTATTTTCCAGCTAATTTTTTGCCTGTACTTGAGATCCATTTCCTCGGCAGCATTCGTACTACTACCGTGTTTCAAGGTGCATTTGCCGTATTTGAGCAAGGCTACTGGGTGGTAGGTTTAGCGGTATTAGCGGCTGCGGTAATAGGTCCAGGATTATTGATTTTATCCATTCTTACACAGATATTAATTGTCAAATGGGGGCTTTCTATCCCCTTTTGGCGTAACAGTTTAAAACAGTTATTGAAACTTCAAGGCGTGCTTTCTCAACTGACCATGTTAGAAATTTACGTGATTAGCTTTTTAGTTTCATCATTTCAATTATCTGATTTTTCAGATATTTATTTTGGAATGGGTACATTTTGCTTCACAATGTTGTTTCTCGTGACCTTATTTTTACAACGGGAATACGATCTAGAGCATATGTGGACCCTATTGGATGGGCATCGCTAGTATGAAACAGCAAGGTAAGGATATTGGCCTTTGT is a genomic window of Shewanella putrefaciens containing:
- the proQ gene encoding RNA chaperone ProQ, encoding MESTDKLTDTNAILAYLYETFPLCFIAEGETKPLKIGLFQDLAERLADDSKVSKTQLRVALRRYTSSWRYLKCVKAGAQRVNLDGEPCGELEQEHIDHAQAMLKESQEKAKAKRAAKAPSTPKAAAKKAHKKVAVPQRPKTERPAKPAPKVAAPVVNLVQAQLTDLAKKQRVNVKLGVTPVAGVITDINKEDIHVQLDSGLTIKVRAEHILL
- a CDS encoding GAF domain-containing protein, with product MKSQFYESLNRQALALLEGEDDVVAAMANFSALLNDNLTDLNWVGFYVMRGEQLVLGPFQGKVACTRIPLGKGVCGTAAYTNQTQRIADVHQFDGHIACDSASNSEIVVPVRANGKVIAVLDIDSPSFDRFDEDDQKGLELLVKSFENCLFD
- a CDS encoding YebG family protein; the encoded protein is MAVITQFVVVREGVEKMTFTSKKEADAYDKMLDIADNLIPFIQKSELGIDESLSERLAFYFANNKDELTNLLKGVVQVNSTPTNQAVTKKTAKKAEAAE
- a CDS encoding paraquat-inducible protein A produces the protein MHENTVENSVILCRSCDLAIRKRALPSGVRALCPRCSTALYDTPYCSVNGMLALCITALVFYFPANFLPVLEIHFLGSIRTTTVFQGAFAVFEQGYWVVGLAVLAAAVIGPGLLILSILTQILIVKWGLSIPFWRNSLKQLLKLQGVLSQLTMLEIYVISFLVSSFQLSDFSDIYFGMGTFCFTMLFLVTLFLQREYDLEHMWTLLDGHR